In Zingiber officinale cultivar Zhangliang chromosome 1A, Zo_v1.1, whole genome shotgun sequence, a genomic segment contains:
- the LOC122023437 gene encoding ADP,ATP carrier protein 1, mitochondrial-like produces the protein MADQISHPNISQKTICQSQLGYRFSHDVHSVAGILKPHLVYQSYFPTVNYMNARHQSPVMSACRTFYDVSMLSSSSPIFVNAPAEKGLAGFAIDFLMGGVSAAVSKTAAAPIERVKLLIQNQDEMIKSGRLAEPYKGITDCFRRTIKDEGFVSLWRGNTANVIRYFPTQALNFAFKDYFKRMFNFKKDKDGYWKWFGGNLASGGAAGASSLLFVYSLDYARTRLANDSKAAKKGGERQFNGLIDVYRKTYQSDGIAGLYRGFNISCVGIIVYRGLYFGMYDSLKPVILTGKLQDSFFASFALGWVITNGAGLASYPIDTVRRRMMMTSGEAVKYKSSLDAFNQILKKEGVKSLFKGAGANILRAIAGAGVLAGYDKLQLIVFGKKYGSGGA, from the exons ATGGCTGATCAAATTAGCCACCCAAATATCTCTCAAAAAACCATTTGCCAATCCCAGCTTGGTTATAGATTTTCTCATGACGTGCACAGTGTTGCTGGTATCCTCAAGCCTCATTTGGTATACCAAAGCTATTTCCCAACTGTGAACTACATGAATGCCCGACATCAAAGTCCAGTTATGTCGGCGTGCAGAACTTTTTATGATGTATCAATGCTGTCATCTTCATCACCTATTTTCGTGAATGCACCTGCAGAGAAAGGGCTTGCAGGTTTTGCTATTGATTTTCTCATGGGTGGAGTCTCTGCTGCAGTCTCCAAAACAGCTGCTGCTCCTATTGAGCGTGTGAAACTTCTAATCCAGAACCAAGATGAGATGATAAAATCTGGTCGTCTTGCTGAACCCTACAAGGGCATAACAGATTGCTTTAGACGAACAATCAAAGATGAAGGTTTTGTGTCACTGTGGAGAGGCAACACTGCAAATGTCATTCGTTATTTTCCAACTCAG GCTCTGAACTTTGCTTTCAAGGATTACTTTAAGAGGATGTTCAACTTCAAGAAAGATAAGGATGGATATTGGAAATGGTTTGGTGGAAACCTTGCTTCTGGTGGAGCAGCTGGAGCCTCTTCTTTACTTTTTGTCTACTCTCTGGATTATGCCAGAACTCGTTTGGCAAATGATTCAAAAGCTGCTAAAAAGGGTGGGGAAAGACAATTCAATGGCCTCATTGATGTTTACAGGAAAACCTATCAGTCTGATGGCATTGCTGGCCTTTACCGTGGATTTAATATTTCGTGTGTTGGAATCATTGTTTATCGTGGCCTCTACTTTGGAATGTATGATTCATTGAAGCCAGTGATACTCACCGGAAAATTACAG GATAGCTTCTTTGCTAGCTTTGCCCTCGGCTGGGTGATCACCAATGGTGCTGGACTTGCATCTTACCCTATTGATACCGTTCGCAGAAGGATGATGATGACCTCCGGAGAAGCGGTCAAGTACAAGAGTTCCCTCGACGCTTTCAATCAGATTTTGAAGAAAGAGGGTGTGAAATCTCTGTTCAAGGGTGCAGGCGCTAACATTCTCCGAGCCATTGCTGGTGCCGGTGTGCTTGCTGGCTACGACAAGCTGCAACTAATAGTTTTTGGAAAGAAGTATGGTTCGGGTGGTGCATAA